One Sporomusaceae bacterium ACPt DNA window includes the following coding sequences:
- the yneA gene encoding Cell division suppressor protein YneA, which translates to MGRITLIISLVLILLAITPLAISLAFVDTNTYETVYVKPGDTVWQIAAKYATDKDDVREIVFEIRKINKLDNNARVHPGQALRVPVKKFER; encoded by the coding sequence ATGGGAAGGATAACTTTGATCATATCTTTAGTTCTTATTTTATTGGCTATTACTCCGTTGGCTATTTCTCTGGCTTTTGTTGACACCAATACATATGAGACGGTATATGTAAAACCAGGGGATACAGTTTGGCAAATTGCTGCTAAATACGCAACAGATAAAGACGACGTAAGGGAAATTGTGTTTGAAATTAGGAAGATAAATAAATTAGATAACAATGCTCGGGTTCATCCAGGACAAGCATTGAGAGTGCCGGTAAAAAAATTTGAACGATAA
- a CDS encoding hypothetical protein (UPF0758 protein) has translation MAKNLHEGHRQRVKARYLSEGLDTFEDHQVLEMLLFYCIPMKDTNELAHRMIREFGSLAGLFEADPQDICKRCGVSENTAILVSLIPSLARRYFKGKWGEKPVLRSSSKAGEYAVSLFVGRTYEVFYLICLDAQNRVNYAALVHEGTINEAPVYPRLIVETALRHQANSVILAHNHPGGTLQPSGADKEVTRRIVTALEAIEIHVADHIIVAGDRYFSFAENGLL, from the coding sequence ATGGCTAAGAATCTACATGAAGGACATAGGCAGCGAGTAAAGGCCAGATATTTATCGGAAGGACTTGACACTTTTGAAGATCATCAAGTATTAGAAATGCTACTATTCTATTGTATACCCATGAAGGATACCAATGAATTGGCTCACCGAATGATTCGCGAGTTTGGCTCACTGGCAGGCCTTTTTGAAGCTGATCCTCAAGATATATGCAAAAGATGTGGAGTTAGTGAAAATACGGCAATCCTTGTTTCCCTAATCCCATCATTGGCACGGCGGTATTTCAAAGGCAAATGGGGCGAAAAGCCTGTGTTAAGAAGCTCATCCAAGGCAGGTGAATACGCGGTTTCTCTATTTGTGGGCAGGACTTATGAAGTTTTTTATCTTATATGTTTGGATGCGCAAAACAGGGTCAATTATGCTGCATTGGTTCATGAAGGAACGATCAACGAAGCGCCGGTATATCCGAGATTAATTGTGGAAACGGCACTTCGACATCAGGCTAATTCTGTGATTTTAGCGCATAATCATCCGGGAGGCACATTGCAGCCGTCGGGAGCCGATAAAGAAGTGACCAGGCGGATTGTCACCGCTCTGGAAGCGATAGAAATTCATGTGGCTGATCATATTATTGTTGCCGGTGACAGATATTTTAGCTTTGCCGAAAACGGCTTGCTATAA